One window of the Streptomyces sp. B3I8 genome contains the following:
- a CDS encoding DUF3500 domain-containing protein, with product MSSQRQQPDEFPLPDGRGDLPIVDSHLFDELLPAEAAFELTAGLRKYREPFIGITEDGTPRPGLYRLNDAGASPKAAVAAARAYLDGLAPHQQAVGNLPMDAAEWRLWTNAIPTWHPKGMRLERLAGPDRDRALAVVEASLSPAGYTQVRVAMALNQNLGELIDDYRDTLTEYAYWFTVFGTPSPDAPWGWQLMGHHVDLHCVFVAGQVVLAPVFLGAEPTVGTGRFEGIHAFRDETDVALRFRRTLDPDREEEFLMGTSLRTADLPPDLAGPWNGRHLAGAGSDNLVLPPEGIVAASLPADRRDGLVELIRVYLDRLPSPQAERTLALVREHFDETRFAWRGGHDDVCAFYYRIHSPVLLIEYDNHPGVFLANPEPARYHVHTIVRAPHGGDYGRDLLARHYRLHHGGV from the coding sequence ATGTCCTCTCAGCGACAACAGCCGGACGAGTTCCCGCTGCCGGACGGCCGGGGCGATCTGCCGATCGTCGACTCCCATCTCTTCGATGAACTGCTCCCCGCGGAGGCGGCCTTCGAGCTGACCGCAGGCCTGCGCAAATATCGCGAGCCGTTCATCGGCATCACCGAGGACGGCACCCCCCGCCCGGGCCTGTACCGCCTCAATGACGCGGGTGCCTCCCCCAAGGCCGCGGTCGCGGCGGCTCGGGCGTACCTCGACGGGCTCGCACCTCACCAGCAAGCGGTCGGCAACCTGCCGATGGACGCCGCGGAGTGGCGGCTGTGGACCAACGCGATCCCGACCTGGCATCCCAAGGGCATGCGTCTGGAACGGCTCGCCGGACCCGACCGCGACCGCGCACTGGCCGTCGTCGAGGCGAGTCTCAGCCCGGCCGGCTACACCCAGGTACGCGTGGCGATGGCGCTCAACCAGAATCTGGGCGAACTCATCGACGACTACCGCGACACCCTCACCGAATACGCCTACTGGTTCACCGTCTTCGGCACGCCCTCGCCCGACGCTCCGTGGGGATGGCAACTGATGGGACACCACGTGGACCTGCACTGCGTCTTCGTCGCAGGACAGGTGGTACTCGCCCCGGTGTTCCTCGGCGCCGAGCCCACCGTCGGTACGGGACGCTTCGAAGGCATCCACGCCTTCCGCGACGAAACCGACGTCGCCCTGCGATTCCGCCGCACGCTCGACCCCGACCGTGAGGAGGAGTTCCTCATGGGGACATCGCTGCGCACCGCGGACCTGCCGCCCGACCTCGCCGGACCGTGGAACGGACGACATCTCGCCGGCGCGGGCAGCGACAACCTCGTCCTGCCTCCCGAAGGCATCGTCGCCGCGAGTCTGCCCGCAGATCGGCGTGACGGCCTGGTCGAGTTGATCCGGGTCTATCTCGACCGCCTCCCGTCGCCACAGGCCGAACGCACTCTGGCACTCGTCCGCGAGCACTTCGACGAAACCCGGTTCGCCTGGCGCGGCGGCCACGACGACGTCTGCGCCTTCTACTACCGGATCCACTCCCCTGTACTGCTCATCGAATACGACAACCACCCGGGCGTCTTCCTCGCCAACCCCGAACCCGCCCGCTACCACGTCCACACCATCGTGCGCGCCCCCCACGGAGGCGACTACGGACGTGACCTCCTCGCCCGGCACTACCGGCTCCACCACGGCGGTGTGTGA
- a CDS encoding FCD domain-containing protein has protein sequence MTVTPKRPAPANAGSSPTGTRPEQLRSTSGAPSSGALHGGRGSDGAGRGAASGRAERAAERVTEIAAISPNALLGSLCTSLLGLIEDHTLSVPPTVEQPLAEYIAQRLELHRALVDALEQRDRDEALRLIHEHNTSPAAQH, from the coding sequence TTGACCGTCACACCCAAGCGCCCCGCACCCGCGAATGCCGGTTCTTCCCCCACGGGGACCCGTCCTGAGCAGCTGCGGAGCACTTCCGGGGCACCGTCCTCGGGTGCGCTCCACGGGGGCCGGGGCTCTGACGGCGCCGGCCGCGGTGCGGCCTCCGGCCGGGCCGAACGAGCCGCCGAACGGGTCACGGAAATCGCCGCGATCAGCCCGAACGCCCTGCTCGGCTCGCTCTGCACCAGCCTGCTCGGACTCATCGAAGACCACACCCTGTCCGTTCCGCCCACTGTCGAGCAGCCGCTCGCCGAGTACATCGCCCAGCGCCTGGAGCTGCACCGCGCACTCGTCGACGCACTCGAGCAACGCGACCGGGACGAAGCACTCCGGCTGATCCACGAGCACAACACCAGCCCCGCCGCACAGCACTGA
- a CDS encoding flavin reductase family protein, whose translation MIDQETFVELMSGVCAPVTVVTATAVDGRPHGSTVSSFTSLSLAPPLVSFALDRSSGLLPHLPPGAPVGVNILGAHQQDLAATFARRSQGPGSKFDNVTWTVRAGLPHLPESAGWTAGHVERHVDGGDHILLVVSVEEAESTPTAPLVYARRTFGTHSGLAVAG comes from the coding sequence ATGATCGACCAGGAAACCTTCGTCGAGCTGATGAGCGGGGTCTGTGCCCCGGTCACCGTCGTGACGGCGACAGCCGTGGACGGGCGACCGCACGGCAGTACCGTGTCGAGCTTCACCTCGCTCTCCCTGGCTCCTCCGCTCGTGAGTTTCGCCCTGGACCGCTCCTCCGGGCTGCTGCCCCATCTCCCACCGGGAGCCCCGGTGGGAGTGAACATCCTCGGCGCCCACCAGCAGGACCTGGCCGCGACGTTCGCCCGCCGCTCCCAGGGGCCGGGCTCGAAGTTCGACAACGTCACGTGGACTGTCCGCGCCGGGCTTCCCCACCTGCCCGAGTCCGCCGGCTGGACCGCGGGACACGTCGAGCGCCACGTGGACGGCGGCGACCACATCCTCCTCGTCGTCAGCGTCGAGGAGGCCGAATCGACCCCCACGGCCCCGCTGGTCTACGCCCGCCGCACTTTCGGCACCCACTCCGGCCTCGCCGTCGCCGGCTGA
- a CDS encoding HpcH/HpaI aldolase/citrate lyase family protein, with protein MTGDELPRLGAWVKLPAPESVELLALAGFDFAVIDAEHGAIDLRTMSTMIGLARGCGIAPFVRVAGTTPRDVQVPLDAGAAGLFVPQINSVAQAQDAVRAVRFPPLGRRGASTSGRAGQWGRAPLGDYLRAGNDDVRLIAQTENVTALSAIADIGAVAGVDAVFIGPMDLTVSGRFQEGSPEMTNLITAAEQSCADHHIPLGTVASADAAELLQRRGYDFLVLGADTTILRQGAHALVNSVRTATPGAGR; from the coding sequence GTGACGGGCGACGAGCTTCCCCGGCTCGGAGCCTGGGTCAAGCTCCCCGCGCCGGAGAGCGTCGAGCTGCTCGCCCTTGCCGGGTTCGATTTCGCCGTGATCGACGCCGAGCACGGTGCGATCGACCTGCGCACCATGTCGACCATGATCGGATTGGCCCGCGGCTGCGGCATCGCGCCGTTCGTCCGGGTCGCCGGCACCACGCCCCGTGACGTGCAGGTTCCCCTCGATGCGGGGGCGGCCGGCCTGTTCGTCCCGCAGATCAACTCCGTCGCCCAGGCACAGGACGCCGTCCGGGCCGTGCGGTTCCCCCCGCTCGGCCGACGCGGGGCCAGCACCTCCGGACGGGCCGGCCAGTGGGGACGCGCGCCCCTCGGCGACTACCTGCGAGCCGGCAACGACGACGTCCGCCTCATCGCCCAGACCGAGAACGTCACCGCCCTCTCGGCCATCGCCGATATCGGCGCGGTCGCCGGCGTCGACGCGGTCTTCATCGGGCCGATGGATCTCACGGTCTCAGGCCGGTTCCAGGAGGGAAGCCCCGAGATGACGAACCTGATCACAGCGGCCGAGCAGAGCTGCGCCGACCACCACATCCCCCTGGGGACCGTGGCCTCGGCCGACGCCGCCGAACTGCTCCAGCGCCGTGGATACGACTTCCTCGTCCTGGGCGCCGACACCACCATCCTGCGTCAGGGCGCACACGCACTCGTGAACAGCGTACGGACCGCCACACCCGGAGCCGGGCGATGA
- a CDS encoding CdaR family transcriptional regulator, whose translation MSRTSRPRRAWLARLGPRGEVDLGRAASPRTVIEDAVARLGRAPVCWAIELSTVVVQRIVAEVPHLGGSPAAIELLRRGNEATTVQALSTLADSPVAVLPVGEATLEGIREFVHRAIPLERVLQGVRIGHAATTEAFLRACAELVDPDVAVDEVTAVSRDLFSYVDDLSDAMIRAYLAEHEVWSTSAAAARAGLVRSLLSDAPAVDIDEASRVLGYNLRRTHQAVVVWSHSPDVGSALQAAAIEVLRAHGGTATLVVPVAAGRVWAWGAVPADGTREDGPRETLAQDLSRRQVQAAFGTPGAGVAGFVRSHREAQRAERVERLRREAGRSARPATAYADVAALALLATDLEAAADFVQRELGALAGPGAAMEALRTTLYHYLGAERSLLEVARRVHVARATVTYRVKRAQEVLGHDLDNRRFALHTALALAEELGDAVLLPRTPHR comes from the coding sequence GTGAGCAGGACCAGTCGGCCGAGACGGGCCTGGCTCGCGCGGCTGGGCCCGCGGGGCGAGGTCGATCTCGGCCGAGCGGCCTCCCCGCGCACCGTGATCGAGGACGCCGTCGCGCGACTCGGCCGGGCTCCCGTGTGCTGGGCGATCGAGCTGAGCACCGTGGTCGTGCAACGGATCGTCGCCGAGGTACCGCACCTCGGGGGCAGCCCGGCCGCGATCGAACTGCTGCGTCGCGGCAATGAGGCGACCACCGTGCAGGCGCTGTCCACCCTGGCGGACAGCCCTGTCGCCGTCCTGCCTGTCGGTGAGGCGACGCTGGAAGGCATCCGCGAGTTCGTCCACCGGGCCATCCCGCTGGAGCGCGTGTTGCAGGGTGTCCGGATCGGACATGCGGCAACCACCGAGGCGTTCCTGCGGGCCTGTGCCGAGCTGGTCGATCCGGATGTGGCGGTCGACGAGGTCACGGCCGTCTCCCGGGACCTGTTCTCCTACGTCGACGACCTCTCCGACGCGATGATCCGCGCCTACCTCGCGGAGCACGAGGTGTGGAGCACCAGCGCGGCCGCGGCACGGGCCGGCCTCGTGCGTTCCCTGCTCAGCGATGCCCCGGCAGTGGACATCGACGAGGCGTCCCGAGTCCTCGGCTACAACCTGCGGCGCACGCATCAGGCGGTGGTGGTGTGGTCCCACTCGCCGGACGTCGGCTCCGCCCTGCAGGCGGCGGCGATCGAGGTGCTCCGGGCCCACGGGGGCACGGCGACACTGGTCGTTCCCGTGGCCGCGGGGCGAGTGTGGGCATGGGGCGCCGTGCCCGCGGACGGCACACGCGAGGACGGTCCGCGGGAGACCCTCGCACAGGACCTGTCGCGCCGGCAGGTGCAGGCGGCCTTCGGGACCCCGGGCGCCGGTGTCGCGGGCTTCGTCCGCTCGCACCGTGAGGCCCAGCGCGCGGAGCGGGTCGAACGGCTGCGGCGTGAGGCGGGCCGGAGTGCGCGGCCGGCCACCGCCTATGCCGACGTCGCCGCCCTCGCGCTCCTGGCCACCGATCTCGAGGCGGCCGCCGACTTCGTACAACGGGAGCTCGGCGCGCTCGCCGGCCCCGGCGCGGCGATGGAGGCACTGCGGACCACGCTGTACCACTACCTCGGCGCCGAACGCAGCCTCCTGGAGGTCGCCCGACGCGTTCACGTGGCCAGAGCGACCGTGACCTACCGGGTGAAGCGGGCCCAGGAGGTATTGGGTCACGACCTCGACAACCGCCGCTTCGCCCTCCACACCGCCCTGGCCCTCGCCGAGGAGCTGGGCGACGCGGTCCTCCTGCCCCGCACGCCTCACCGGTGA
- a CDS encoding NADP-dependent oxidoreductase, with product MKAIRFHEFGSSDVLRYEDIDRPVPGTGQVLVRVAATSFNPVDDHIRAGVLAEMIPISLPYVPGIDLAGTVEELGAGVTGFQVGDQVVAMLPLDSAGGAAEYAAVAAESLAPAPRTIELADAAALPLTGLAAWQTAFELAELKSGQSVLVNGAGGGVGSLVVQLAVDAGAKVTAVDGPQHAERLRGYGAHRVLGPLDLAAGPAAVGGPFQVVVNHVRVSPDELARLTAYVADGGVAASTAGPVPEDASRGVRSASLWVRSDGAQLAELVGKVDAGTVRTHVATRRWLAELAAVHADAGAGRLSGKTVLLAP from the coding sequence ATGAAGGCCATACGTTTCCACGAGTTCGGCAGCAGTGACGTCCTGCGCTACGAGGACATCGACCGTCCCGTTCCCGGCACCGGACAGGTGCTGGTGCGGGTGGCGGCCACCTCGTTCAACCCGGTCGACGACCACATCCGCGCCGGTGTCCTGGCCGAGATGATCCCGATCTCGCTCCCGTACGTGCCGGGGATCGACCTGGCGGGCACGGTCGAGGAACTGGGCGCGGGCGTGACGGGCTTCCAGGTGGGCGATCAGGTGGTGGCGATGCTGCCTCTCGATTCCGCCGGTGGCGCCGCGGAGTATGCCGCCGTTGCGGCCGAGTCCCTGGCCCCGGCGCCCCGGACGATCGAGCTGGCCGACGCCGCGGCCCTGCCGCTGACCGGCCTGGCGGCCTGGCAGACGGCGTTCGAGCTTGCCGAGCTGAAGTCCGGCCAGTCCGTCCTGGTCAACGGAGCGGGAGGCGGGGTGGGCAGCCTGGTGGTACAGCTCGCTGTCGACGCGGGAGCGAAGGTGACCGCGGTGGACGGGCCGCAGCATGCCGAGCGCCTCCGCGGCTACGGCGCACACCGGGTCCTCGGCCCCCTCGACCTTGCCGCCGGACCGGCCGCCGTGGGCGGTCCGTTCCAGGTCGTGGTGAACCACGTGCGTGTCTCCCCCGACGAGCTGGCGCGGTTGACGGCCTACGTCGCCGACGGCGGTGTCGCCGCGAGCACGGCCGGACCGGTTCCCGAGGATGCCTCCCGGGGTGTGCGCAGTGCGAGCCTGTGGGTCCGCAGTGACGGAGCGCAGCTGGCCGAGCTGGTCGGCAAGGTGGACGCCGGCACGGTCCGGACCCACGTCGCAACCCGCCGCTGGCTGGCCGAGCTGGCCGCCGTGCATGCGGATGCCGGAGCCGGGCGGCTGTCCGGCAAGACGGTCCTGCTCGCTCCCTGA
- a CDS encoding VOC family protein produces the protein MALHRLTSLTVGVPDVAETAAYYTDFGLVPDGDGWFTTQDAGRQLRIVHAPTRRLVEVRIGVDTSDDLAAAASRLERLGIEALATNGTLSAYDMATTVRAVLEVTPRLTQDPVPATVYNGPGRAERTGSRAPGVLRTGRVRPRKLGHAVVGTTDFDATTAFFRDGLGFKASDYIKDHGAFLRCSTDHHNILVLTAPVTFLHHSAWQVDDIDEVGRGAAAMLQNHPERHIWGLGRHHAGSNFFWYLKDPAGNFSEYYSDMDCVVDDQLWTPEILEGARGLFNWGPPPPPSFLAPDDLGALMTGTHSPTR, from the coding sequence ATGGCACTGCACCGTCTGACCTCCCTCACCGTGGGGGTCCCCGACGTCGCCGAAACGGCGGCCTACTACACGGACTTCGGCCTCGTTCCGGACGGCGACGGCTGGTTCACGACCCAGGACGCCGGCCGCCAGCTGCGCATCGTCCACGCGCCGACCCGCCGCCTGGTGGAGGTACGCATCGGCGTCGACACCTCCGACGACCTGGCCGCGGCCGCCTCGCGCCTGGAGCGGCTCGGCATCGAGGCCCTCGCCACGAACGGAACCCTGTCCGCGTACGACATGGCCACCACCGTCCGCGCCGTCCTGGAAGTCACCCCCCGCCTCACCCAGGACCCGGTGCCGGCCACCGTCTACAACGGGCCCGGCCGCGCCGAGCGCACCGGTTCCCGCGCCCCGGGTGTGCTGCGCACCGGCCGGGTACGGCCCCGCAAGCTCGGGCACGCCGTCGTCGGCACGACCGACTTCGACGCCACCACCGCCTTCTTCCGCGACGGGCTGGGTTTCAAGGCGTCCGACTACATCAAGGACCACGGAGCGTTCCTGCGCTGCTCCACCGACCACCACAACATCCTGGTCCTCACCGCGCCGGTCACCTTCCTGCACCACTCCGCATGGCAGGTCGACGACATCGACGAGGTCGGCCGCGGCGCCGCCGCCATGCTCCAGAACCACCCCGAGCGGCACATCTGGGGCCTGGGCCGCCACCACGCCGGCTCCAACTTCTTCTGGTACCTCAAGGACCCGGCCGGCAACTTCAGCGAGTACTACTCCGACATGGACTGCGTCGTCGACGACCAGCTCTGGACACCGGAGATCCTCGAAGGCGCCAGAGGCCTGTTCAACTGGGGCCCCCCGCCCCCGCCGTCCTTCCTCGCCCCCGACGATCTCGGCGCCTTGATGACCGGCACCCACAGCCCGACGAGGTAG
- a CDS encoding acyl-CoA dehydrogenase family protein, protein MSTTTHAPRTADTMRTLRAELVERAAALRPLISGNAEETDRARMVPAENIDALARAGLLSLMRPVRHGGLQTDFRTLLEVSREVGRACGSTAWLTSLLNANAWFVGLFPARAQDDVWADTPAARVAGVVTPMGTAEVVEGGYRVSGRWSPASGCAHADWAILGVRRPDAEGTADGVGIVLVPMPELTVEDTWFVTGMRGTASNTLVGEDVFVPAHRFHSVPDAVEGRYATPFTDEALYRAPFVPVTALVLTGPQLGLATAAVDILLDRAPQRGLTLTSYSIQAEAPTIQLAAAHAASLADSAHLHAFRAAADIDEAEGFPAYDARARMRMDTGRVAVLAREAVGIVCSAQGASSFGESNPLQRVWRDVEAAGRHAVLNPDVAAEIYGKSLFGIRGTVSALV, encoded by the coding sequence ATGAGTACCACCACGCACGCCCCGCGCACCGCCGACACCATGCGCACCCTGCGGGCCGAACTCGTCGAACGCGCCGCCGCCCTGCGCCCCTTGATCTCCGGCAACGCCGAGGAGACCGACCGCGCACGCATGGTGCCCGCCGAGAACATCGACGCCCTCGCCCGGGCGGGACTGCTCTCGCTGATGCGGCCCGTCCGCCACGGCGGTCTGCAGACCGATTTCCGCACCCTGCTGGAGGTCAGCCGTGAGGTCGGACGCGCCTGCGGCTCCACCGCCTGGCTGACCTCGTTGCTCAACGCCAACGCGTGGTTCGTCGGACTCTTCCCCGCCCGGGCCCAGGACGACGTCTGGGCCGACACCCCGGCCGCCCGGGTCGCCGGCGTCGTCACACCGATGGGCACAGCGGAGGTGGTCGAGGGCGGGTACCGGGTGAGCGGACGCTGGTCCCCCGCCTCCGGGTGTGCGCACGCCGACTGGGCGATCCTCGGGGTCAGGCGTCCGGACGCGGAGGGCACGGCGGACGGCGTCGGCATCGTACTGGTGCCGATGCCGGAACTGACCGTGGAGGACACCTGGTTCGTGACGGGCATGCGGGGGACGGCGTCGAACACCCTGGTCGGCGAGGACGTGTTCGTGCCCGCGCACCGCTTCCACTCCGTACCCGACGCCGTGGAAGGCCGCTACGCCACGCCCTTCACCGACGAGGCGTTGTACCGGGCGCCGTTCGTGCCGGTCACCGCGCTGGTCCTGACCGGGCCTCAGCTCGGACTGGCCACGGCCGCCGTCGACATCCTTCTCGACAGAGCGCCGCAGCGGGGCCTGACCCTGACGAGCTACAGCATCCAGGCCGAGGCCCCCACCATCCAACTCGCCGCCGCGCACGCGGCCTCGCTCGCCGACTCCGCTCACCTGCACGCCTTCCGCGCGGCCGCCGACATCGACGAGGCCGAGGGCTTCCCGGCATACGACGCCCGGGCCCGGATGCGGATGGACACCGGACGGGTGGCGGTGCTCGCCCGGGAGGCGGTCGGCATCGTGTGCTCGGCCCAGGGGGCCTCGAGCTTCGGCGAGTCGAATCCGCTGCAGCGCGTCTGGCGTGATGTCGAGGCCGCCGGCCGGCATGCCGTCCTCAACCCGGACGTGGCTGCCGAGATCTACGGCAAGTCGCTGTTCGGGATCCGCGGCACGGTTTCCGCACTGGTGTGA
- a CDS encoding MarR family winged helix-turn-helix transcriptional regulator, with translation MNTQSPWLDDDQQALWQALLTVVIALPAALDRQLQRTSNISNFEYGVLARLSMADEHTMRLSDLARDCDSTQPRLSKVMDRFEARDWVGRRPDPEDGRYTLATLTDTGRQKLVETAPEHVAQVRRLVFDPLTAAQRRHLGTALTRIAATVRQELEY, from the coding sequence ATGAACACCCAGTCACCCTGGCTCGACGATGACCAGCAGGCCCTGTGGCAGGCGCTCCTGACCGTCGTCATCGCCCTCCCCGCAGCCCTCGACCGCCAGCTGCAGCGAACCTCGAACATCTCGAACTTCGAGTACGGGGTGCTGGCGCGACTGTCCATGGCCGACGAGCACACGATGCGCCTCAGTGATCTGGCCCGGGACTGCGACAGCACCCAACCCCGCCTGTCCAAGGTGATGGACCGCTTCGAAGCCCGCGACTGGGTCGGCCGCCGACCCGACCCGGAAGACGGTCGATACACGCTGGCCACCCTGACCGACACAGGCCGGCAAAAACTCGTCGAGACCGCACCCGAACACGTCGCACAGGTCAGGCGGCTCGTCTTCGACCCGCTCACCGCCGCCCAGCGTCGCCATCTCGGAACCGCGCTCACCCGCATCGCGGCCACCGTGCGTCAGGAACTCGAATACTGA
- a CDS encoding nuclear transport factor 2 family protein, protein MTREAGIIAGPTLATLLHTELSMLVTALWYEIDHGDGSAAAGFFTPDAELTFSRRSFHGTDQISGVYRDRTARGPRVSRHLMSNFHVLRHGHGHVEAVSALVLYAQDGEPPLPTTVPVLIADVYDRFVRTGDTDAHTGRWRIASRRIENRFLMPGDVLAVPTE, encoded by the coding sequence ATGACCCGCGAGGCCGGCATCATCGCCGGCCCGACGCTCGCCACACTGCTGCACACCGAGCTGTCGATGCTGGTGACGGCGCTGTGGTACGAGATCGACCACGGTGACGGCTCGGCGGCCGCCGGCTTCTTCACCCCCGACGCCGAGCTGACGTTCTCACGTCGGAGCTTCCACGGCACCGACCAGATCAGCGGCGTCTACCGCGACCGCACCGCCCGTGGCCCCAGGGTCTCGCGACACCTGATGTCCAACTTCCACGTCCTGCGGCACGGACACGGCCATGTCGAGGCCGTGTCCGCCCTGGTGCTCTACGCACAGGACGGAGAACCTCCCCTGCCCACGACCGTGCCGGTACTGATCGCCGACGTGTACGACCGCTTCGTCCGCACCGGCGACACGGATGCGCACACCGGCCGGTGGCGCATCGCCTCCCGGCGTATCGAGAACCGCTTCCTGATGCCCGGCGACGTCCTGGCTGTTCCCACCGAGTAG
- a CDS encoding dioxygenase, producing the protein MTRMPSPASTDGPASAVSSATPAGAYDDLLARVLPQARRQRTWDPSDGPLPGLFVSHGAPFTLDDPQWLGELFDWAQSMPKPRAIVVISAHWEQAPVALSGAAAGTPLFYDFSGFHPRYKTLPYATPDATDLARRVSGLLGRAPVHEFADRGLDHGAFIPLMAMYPAADIPVVQLSMPGLEPDALLDLGARLRGLRDEGILVLGSGFMTHSFAVFRRPELAAATAAFDTWAVDALARGDADALADYRTKAPGAAIAHPTAEHFVPLLVAVGAADDPASATSGIDRMVMGNSIRSVQLT; encoded by the coding sequence ATGACCCGCATGCCTAGCCCGGCCTCCACGGACGGCCCGGCTTCCGCTGTTTCCTCAGCCACTCCCGCCGGGGCCTACGACGACCTGTTGGCGCGGGTTCTGCCGCAGGCACGCCGGCAGCGGACGTGGGATCCGTCGGACGGTCCTCTGCCTGGCCTTTTCGTCAGTCACGGGGCGCCGTTCACGCTCGATGACCCGCAGTGGCTGGGTGAGCTCTTCGACTGGGCGCAGTCGATGCCGAAGCCCCGGGCGATCGTGGTGATCTCGGCCCACTGGGAGCAGGCGCCGGTCGCGCTGTCCGGCGCTGCGGCCGGTACCCCGCTCTTCTACGACTTCAGTGGCTTCCATCCCCGCTACAAGACCCTGCCCTACGCCACACCGGACGCCACTGACCTGGCACGGCGGGTGTCGGGCCTGCTGGGCCGGGCACCGGTGCACGAGTTCGCCGACCGCGGCCTCGACCACGGCGCCTTCATCCCGCTGATGGCCATGTATCCGGCAGCGGACATCCCGGTCGTGCAGCTGTCGATGCCCGGTCTGGAGCCCGACGCTCTGCTCGATCTGGGGGCGCGCCTGCGGGGTCTGCGTGACGAAGGCATTCTCGTTCTCGGCTCGGGCTTCATGACGCACAGCTTCGCCGTCTTCCGGCGACCGGAACTCGCCGCGGCCACGGCGGCCTTCGACACGTGGGCTGTCGACGCCCTGGCCCGGGGCGACGCGGACGCTCTGGCCGACTACCGCACCAAGGCACCCGGCGCCGCCATCGCCCATCCGACGGCCGAGCACTTCGTCCCACTGCTGGTCGCCGTCGGCGCCGCCGACGACCCGGCCAGTGCCACGAGCGGCATCGATCGCATGGTGATGGGCAACTCCATCCGGTCCGTGCAACTGACCTGA
- a CDS encoding fumarylacetoacetate hydrolase family protein — MRIANLRGRLALVVDGKAVDVEEASGGSFSADPQAVYEHWEVFCAWAAAADLPEGVVFDPAELGSPVPAPRQTLAIGLNYRDHASESGFEVPEGLPPVFTKFVTSISGPVTEVKLPEGGNTDWEVELVAVIGRRAEGVSEADAWSHVAGLTVGQDISERVSQLAGPVPQFSLGKSRPGFTPIGPWLVTPDEFDNPDDLELRCAINGEEVQKGRTRDLIFSLPALISKLSAVLPLLPGDVLFTGTPAGVGLGRDPQRWLAAGDELVSTIEGIGELRQTFVA; from the coding sequence GTGCGTATCGCCAACCTCCGCGGTCGGCTGGCCCTCGTTGTCGACGGCAAGGCCGTCGACGTCGAAGAGGCCAGTGGCGGCAGCTTCTCCGCCGACCCGCAGGCCGTGTATGAGCACTGGGAAGTGTTCTGTGCCTGGGCCGCTGCCGCCGACCTGCCCGAAGGCGTGGTGTTCGACCCGGCCGAGCTGGGCTCGCCGGTCCCGGCTCCCCGGCAGACGCTGGCGATCGGCCTGAACTACCGGGATCACGCTTCCGAGTCCGGGTTCGAGGTGCCGGAAGGGCTGCCGCCGGTCTTCACCAAGTTCGTCACCAGCATCAGCGGTCCCGTCACCGAGGTGAAGTTGCCCGAGGGCGGCAACACCGACTGGGAGGTCGAGCTGGTGGCCGTCATCGGCCGCCGTGCCGAGGGAGTGTCGGAGGCGGACGCCTGGAGCCACGTCGCCGGGTTGACGGTGGGCCAGGACATCTCCGAGCGGGTGTCCCAGCTGGCCGGTCCCGTACCTCAGTTCAGCCTCGGGAAGTCCCGTCCCGGCTTCACCCCCATCGGGCCGTGGCTGGTCACGCCGGACGAGTTCGACAACCCCGACGATCTCGAACTGCGCTGCGCGATCAACGGCGAAGAGGTCCAGAAGGGCCGTACCCGCGACCTGATCTTCTCCTTGCCCGCGCTGATCTCCAAGCTGTCCGCGGTGCTGCCGCTGCTTCCCGGGGACGTCCTCTTCACCGGCACCCCCGCCGGCGTCGGTCTCGGCCGCGACCCGCAGCGCTGGCTGGCGGCCGGTGACGAACTCGTCAGCACCATCGAGGGCATCGGCGAGCTGCGCCAGACCTTCGTCGCCTGA